The sequence AATTTCCAGGATTATCTCGAACATGGATTATATTCCATCCGACATTTTCCATTTTGATCAAACCGACGAGCTGTTCCACATGTCTTGCTTTCCCTGCAGCCAACAACATGATGAAATCCTTGAAGATCAAATCCCACCCACCCCTTCTCATAGTGGCGGTGATATCAATCTCACTCACGACCCCAAATTTGGCCGCCGCCGACGGCTTCGATCATCCGTCATCAGTTTTGATGAAAATGACGATGATCATGAAAACCCTAAtgcaaacaagaagaagaaggttgTTCACAGAGAAATTGAACGACAAAGAAGACAAGAAACGGCTGCCCTTTACTCATCTATACGCTCACTACTTCCTCCTGAATATCTTAGGGTCAGTCtgttttcctatatatatatatatatatatatatatatacatattggtTCTCTTATCTGaaagttctgaaaaaaaaaattatcacaccTTTCGCTGCCCTATTAGCTCTAACAGGGCAAAAATTCTCTTATCCAAAATTGTGGACAAAATTTTGGTGCAAGATTGACCTATTGCAGAAAATAAGTTGATCCTGGACAAAATCCCGAGAAAAGAAAATCATTCCTGAGTcaaatttcttaaaatctttgttttattttcttgttgttgATTAGCCTATGTGGTATTTTGAATGGTTTTAGGGAAAGAGATCCATATCTGATCACATGCATGAAGCAGCAAATTACATAAAAGATTTAAACAAAAGGATCCAAGAGTTGAGTGATAAGGGGGATGAACTGAAAAGCATGAAATCTCCATTGTCTCCATCTACTGCGCAGCAGCAAGATTCGCAGCGTCGAGATTCGGATTCCGTAGAAGTTAGATTTTCTGGGGCAGGAATGGAGGTTATCATCAACACAGCTTTGAGACAAGGGCTTCCTCTTTCTAGTGTTCTCAAAGTTATAATTGCAGAAGGGCTTACAATTAATAGTTGCGTTTCAACTAAAGTTAATGAAAGGTTGCTTCATACCATTGATATTGAGGtacatttatttatcaaattttttagaaactttttacttttttatttaaaaaaaaaatccgtttCCTCACAATGAGTTTatgtgtatgcatatatatgataCAGGTGAATAAAAGTATAAGCATGGATCCATCTGAGCTGGAACAGAAATTGAAGAACTTGGAATATTAAGTATTTCCATCCCATTTTCTCGAGAAAGTAGACTGGGCAGTGGCGGAACTACAGCTGGGTCTGGCCGTGGCCCCCTGCCCTTTTTGATTTTTACATTTAGGGTAtgtgtattttaatatattttaagcttgcattttatattttacatatttggtcccatattttattagtttctaTGATTATCAACTAAATATTACTATGAAgagtttctaatttttttttttaacttatcatcaaaatagttaaaataacaaattagtTGTATAAAGAAAATTGATTGATTTGTCATTTAGATATAGGTGATCAATAATGTATATTATAGTCTTATATTTCTTTTGACCCAATATCATTTGTTACCCAAAATTTAGCTTTTTATGGGGTATAAGACTATAAGAGTATTTTACCATCATATTGAATTgttgacaaataaaaataaataaaaatctcttACTTTTTGTACATGATGTCTAACAACTTaacattttatcattttatgtagTGTTTTAGTCCTTTTCTCTTccaacatatatttatttttgttcaataaatttaagtaatttaatttatgCTTGTTctaatttttgcaaagaaaatacGACAATTATATGAAATTCACCtgtagaatatattttatttttaaaataatttgattttaaatattaattttttataacaagAAGTTTAACCCCCACCCT comes from Ziziphus jujuba cultivar Dongzao chromosome 6, ASM3175591v1 and encodes:
- the LOC107433561 gene encoding transcription factor bHLH120, encoding MDYIPSDIFHFDQTDELFHMSCFPCSQQHDEILEDQIPPTPSHSGGDINLTHDPKFGRRRRLRSSVISFDENDDDHENPNANKKKKVVHREIERQRRQETAALYSSIRSLLPPEYLRGKRSISDHMHEAANYIKDLNKRIQELSDKGDELKSMKSPLSPSTAQQQDSQRRDSDSVEVRFSGAGMEVIINTALRQGLPLSSVLKVIIAEGLTINSCVSTKVNERLLHTIDIEVNKSISMDPSELEQKLKNLEY